Proteins encoded within one genomic window of Streptomyces profundus:
- a CDS encoding sirohydrochlorin chelatase, whose protein sequence is MTDRSLPTLVAVAHGSPDPRAEPSVRALLRLVRALRPAVRVELGHLDVDRPLLGDTLARLGGTAVLVPLLFSRGYHVKHDIPGAVAAVSHRLRATVAGSLGPHPLLAEALHSRLVEAGYRPGTAVVLAAAGSRDPESAAGTAYTAAMLATRLGGVPVLPAYASAATPTVPDAVAALRAQGHREIALASCFTAPGRFATRCAEQAPGVAAAPLGNHPALARLLLHRYDQARSALAAPALATTAG, encoded by the coding sequence ATGACCGACCGCAGCCTGCCCACCCTGGTCGCCGTCGCCCACGGGTCCCCCGACCCGCGCGCCGAGCCGTCGGTCCGCGCGCTGCTGCGACTGGTCCGCGCCCTCCGCCCCGCCGTCCGCGTCGAACTCGGCCACCTGGACGTGGACCGCCCCCTTCTCGGCGACACGCTCGCCCGGCTGGGCGGCACCGCCGTCCTGGTGCCGCTGCTCTTCAGCCGCGGCTACCACGTCAAACACGACATCCCCGGCGCCGTCGCGGCCGTCTCCCACCGGCTGCGCGCCACCGTCGCCGGCAGCCTCGGCCCCCACCCGCTGCTCGCCGAGGCACTCCACAGCCGACTCGTCGAAGCCGGCTACCGGCCCGGCACCGCCGTCGTCCTGGCCGCCGCCGGATCGCGCGACCCCGAGTCGGCGGCCGGCACCGCCTACACCGCGGCCATGCTCGCCACCCGCCTCGGCGGCGTGCCGGTGCTCCCCGCCTACGCCTCCGCCGCCACCCCGACCGTCCCCGACGCCGTCGCGGCGCTGCGCGCACAGGGCCACCGGGAGATCGCCCTCGCCTCCTGCTTCACCGCCCCCGGCCGGTTCGCCACCCGCTGCGCCGAGCAGGCCCCCGGCGTGGCGGCGGCCCCCCTCGGCAACCACCCGGCGCTCGCGCGGCTGCTGCTGCACCGCTACGACCAAGCGCGAAGCGCTCTGGCCGCGCCGGCCCTGGCGACGACGGCGGGCTGA
- a CDS encoding pyruvate dehydrogenase, which translates to MAKQTVAQQFVEILLRSGVRRLYGVVGDSLNPVVDAVRRTKGIDWVQVRHEETAAFAAGAEAQLTGTLAACAGSCGPGNLHLINGLFDAHRSMAPVLALASHIPSAEIGTSYFQETHPERLFLECSHYCELISNPEQMPRVLQTAIQHAIGRGGVSVVALPGDIADQQVPERAEEHALVTSRPTVRPSDEQIDQLVEMVDQARRVTLFCGGGVAGSHREVMEFAQRVKSPVGHALRGKEFIQYDNPFDVGMSGLLGYGAAYEATHECDLLMLLGTDFPYNAFLPDDVRIVQVDVRPEHLGRRSKLDLGVWGDVGETLRCLTPRVKEKKNRRFLDRMLKKHVDALEGVVHAYTRKVEKHVPIHPEYVASVLDEEAADDAVFTVDTGMCNVWAARYLTPNGKRRVIGSFRHGSMANALPQAIGAQFLDRRRQVVSMSGDGGFTMLMGDFLTLVQYDLPVKVVLFNNSSLGMVELEMMVGGLPAYGTSYRNPDFAAMAEAVGVRASRVEKPKDLRHALRDALRHKGPALVDVVTDPNALSIPPKIKAEMVTGFALSAGRMVLDGGVGRMAQLARSNLRNVPRP; encoded by the coding sequence ATGGCCAAGCAGACGGTGGCGCAGCAGTTCGTGGAGATCCTGCTGCGGTCGGGCGTGAGACGGCTGTACGGGGTGGTCGGCGACAGCCTCAACCCGGTGGTGGACGCGGTGCGGCGCACCAAGGGCATCGACTGGGTGCAGGTGCGGCACGAGGAGACCGCCGCGTTCGCCGCCGGCGCCGAGGCGCAGCTCACCGGCACGCTGGCCGCCTGCGCCGGCTCCTGCGGCCCGGGCAACCTCCATCTGATCAACGGCCTCTTCGACGCGCACCGCTCCATGGCCCCGGTGCTGGCGCTGGCCTCCCACATCCCCAGCGCGGAGATCGGCACCAGCTACTTCCAGGAGACCCATCCGGAGCGGCTCTTCCTGGAGTGCAGCCACTACTGCGAGCTGATCTCGAACCCGGAGCAGATGCCCAGGGTGCTCCAGACCGCCATCCAGCACGCGATCGGCCGGGGCGGGGTCAGCGTGGTGGCGCTGCCGGGGGACATCGCCGACCAGCAGGTTCCCGAGCGGGCCGAGGAGCACGCGCTGGTCACCAGCAGGCCCACCGTGCGCCCCTCGGACGAGCAGATCGACCAGCTGGTGGAGATGGTGGACCAGGCCAGGCGGGTCACGCTGTTCTGCGGTGGCGGCGTCGCCGGCTCGCACCGGGAGGTGATGGAGTTCGCCCAGCGGGTCAAGTCCCCGGTGGGGCACGCGCTGCGCGGCAAGGAGTTCATCCAGTACGACAACCCGTTCGATGTGGGGATGAGCGGGCTGCTGGGCTATGGCGCCGCCTATGAGGCCACCCACGAGTGCGATCTGCTGATGCTGCTGGGCACCGACTTCCCGTACAACGCGTTCCTGCCTGACGATGTGCGGATCGTCCAGGTCGATGTCCGCCCCGAGCACCTGGGGCGGCGCTCCAAGCTGGACCTCGGGGTGTGGGGCGACGTCGGGGAGACCCTGCGCTGTCTGACGCCCCGGGTGAAGGAGAAGAAGAACCGCCGCTTCCTGGACCGGATGCTGAAGAAGCACGTCGACGCCCTGGAGGGCGTGGTGCACGCCTACACCCGCAAGGTGGAGAAGCACGTCCCGATCCATCCGGAGTATGTCGCCTCGGTGCTGGACGAGGAGGCCGCCGACGACGCGGTGTTCACCGTGGACACCGGGATGTGCAACGTCTGGGCCGCCCGTTATCTCACCCCCAACGGCAAGCGCAGGGTGATCGGTTCCTTCCGGCACGGTTCGATGGCCAACGCGCTGCCGCAGGCCATCGGCGCCCAGTTCCTGGACCGGCGGCGCCAGGTGGTGTCCATGTCGGGGGACGGCGGGTTCACCATGCTGATGGGCGACTTCCTCACCCTGGTCCAGTACGACCTGCCGGTGAAGGTGGTGCTCTTCAACAACTCGTCGCTCGGCATGGTCGAGCTGGAGATGATGGTCGGCGGCCTGCCGGCCTACGGCACCAGCTACCGCAACCCGGACTTCGCCGCGATGGCCGAGGCCGTGGGGGTGCGGGCCAGCCGCGTGGAGAAGCCCAAGGACCTGCGGCACGCCCTGCGCGACGCGCTGCGCCACAAGGGCCCCGCGCTGGTGGATGTGGTGACCGACCCCAACGCGCTCTCCATCCCGCCCAAGATCAAGGCCGAGATGGTGACGGGCTTCGCGCTCTCCGCCGGCCGGATGGTGCTGGACGGCGGGGTCGGCCGGATGGCCCAACTCGCCCGCTCCAACCTGCGGAACGTGCCCCGGCCCTGA
- a CDS encoding Acg family FMN-binding oxidoreductase, giving the protein MRTEIPSERTLTSLVEAATAAPSLHNAQPWRFRYRVDSGTLQLRAAMERVLPHSDPDGRALHMGCGAALLNLRVAAAAAGWRADHRVLPDPYDPRLLATVRLARPPADDDPHGAAELAALAELAAQIDRRHTSREPYGEERVPDPVRGELRRAAEREGGQLLFASPWHARGVLELVRDAEGRDFADPGRVSELAGWTEVEDPREPADAPAHQPVRVRDFAGRQAPAEAPPGGAEGPPPQLALLSTAEDRPADWVRAGQALERALLVGTAHGLSAAVSSASPAWIDLGWIARDPLLPAGQPHAVLRLGYGAEAPATSRLPVHQVLDIR; this is encoded by the coding sequence GTGCGGACGGAGATCCCCTCGGAGCGGACCCTGACCTCGCTGGTCGAGGCCGCCACGGCCGCGCCCTCGCTGCACAACGCGCAGCCGTGGCGGTTCCGCTACCGGGTCGACAGCGGGACGCTCCAGCTGCGCGCGGCGATGGAGCGGGTGCTGCCGCACTCCGACCCGGACGGCCGGGCGCTGCACATGGGCTGCGGCGCCGCGCTGCTCAACCTGCGGGTGGCCGCCGCCGCGGCGGGCTGGCGCGCGGACCACCGGGTGCTGCCCGATCCCTACGATCCGCGCCTGCTGGCGACGGTGCGGCTGGCCAGGCCGCCGGCGGACGACGATCCGCACGGGGCGGCGGAGCTGGCCGCCCTGGCGGAGCTGGCGGCGCAGATCGACCGCCGGCACACCAGCCGCGAGCCCTACGGCGAGGAACGGGTGCCGGACCCGGTCAGGGGCGAGCTGCGGCGGGCGGCGGAACGGGAGGGCGGCCAGCTGCTGTTCGCCTCGCCCTGGCACGCCAGGGGCGTGCTCGAACTGGTGCGGGACGCGGAGGGCCGGGACTTCGCCGACCCGGGCCGGGTGTCGGAGCTGGCCGGCTGGACGGAGGTCGAGGATCCGCGCGAGCCGGCCGACGCGCCGGCGCACCAGCCGGTGCGGGTGCGGGACTTCGCCGGCCGGCAGGCGCCGGCCGAGGCTCCGCCGGGTGGCGCCGAAGGGCCGCCGCCGCAGCTGGCGCTGCTGTCCACGGCCGAGGACCGGCCGGCGGACTGGGTGCGCGCGGGGCAGGCGCTGGAGCGGGCGCTGCTGGTGGGCACGGCGCACGGGCTGTCGGCCGCGGTCAGCTCCGCCTCGCCGGCCTGGATCGACCTGGGCTGGATCGCCCGCGATCCGCTGCTGCCGGCCGGCCAGCCGCACGCGGTGCTGCGGCTCGGCTATGGCGCCGAGGCCCCGGCGACGTCGAGGCTGCCGGTCCATCAGGTGTTGGACATCCGCTGA
- a CDS encoding NAD(P)/FAD-dependent oxidoreductase yields MDGTHRTFVIIGGGLAGAKAAETLRAEGFTGRVILIGDEHEQPYERPPLSKGYLAGRAVRESVFVHPAGWYAQNRVELHLGQPAVAIDRERREVRLGDGTRLPYDALLLTTGAEPRRLGVPGTELAGVHHLRRLSHADHLRGVLTGGGRDDDPLVIAGAGWIGLEVAAAARELGVPVTVVEPAPGPLHRVLGPEVGAVLTELHVAHGVRFLFGDRLAAVEGRNGIVSGVRTEAGERLPARAVLAAIGAGPRTALAASAGLELAAEGVGGIAVDASLRTSDPSIFAAGDVAAQELGAGRDLRRVEHWANALHAGSAAARAMLGREVVFDRVPYFFSDQYDMGLEYSGWAPAGDYDRVVWRGDVEQRAFVAFWLRENRVLAGLNMNVWEVTDAIQRLVRSDRQVDPVALADPGVPLTSLLDDLPAEEARSARGS; encoded by the coding sequence GTGGACGGGACACACCGAACATTTGTCATCATCGGCGGTGGGCTCGCGGGTGCCAAGGCGGCGGAGACGCTGCGGGCCGAGGGCTTTACCGGGCGGGTCATACTGATCGGCGACGAGCACGAACAACCGTATGAGCGACCGCCGTTGTCCAAGGGCTACCTGGCCGGCCGGGCGGTGCGGGAGAGCGTCTTCGTGCATCCGGCGGGCTGGTACGCGCAGAACCGCGTCGAGCTGCACCTGGGGCAGCCGGCCGTGGCGATCGACCGGGAGCGGCGCGAGGTGCGTCTCGGGGACGGCACCCGGCTGCCGTATGACGCGCTGCTGTTGACCACGGGCGCCGAGCCCCGGCGGCTCGGCGTCCCGGGGACCGAGCTGGCCGGCGTGCACCATCTGCGTCGGCTCTCCCACGCCGACCATCTGCGGGGCGTGCTCACCGGCGGCGGTCGGGACGACGATCCGCTGGTGATCGCCGGCGCCGGCTGGATCGGCCTTGAGGTGGCGGCGGCGGCCAGGGAGCTGGGCGTGCCGGTCACGGTGGTGGAGCCGGCGCCTGGGCCGCTGCACCGGGTGTTGGGCCCCGAGGTCGGCGCGGTGTTGACGGAGCTGCATGTGGCGCACGGGGTGCGGTTCCTGTTCGGCGATCGGCTGGCCGCCGTCGAGGGCAGGAACGGCATCGTCTCCGGGGTGCGCACGGAGGCGGGCGAGCGGCTGCCGGCCCGCGCGGTGCTGGCGGCGATCGGCGCCGGGCCGCGCACCGCGCTGGCCGCTTCGGCCGGCCTGGAGCTCGCCGCCGAGGGCGTGGGCGGGATCGCGGTCGACGCCTCGCTGCGCACCAGCGATCCCTCGATCTTCGCCGCCGGGGACGTGGCCGCGCAGGAGCTGGGCGCGGGCCGGGACCTGCGCCGGGTGGAGCACTGGGCCAACGCGCTGCACGCCGGTTCGGCGGCGGCGCGCGCCATGCTGGGGCGCGAGGTGGTCTTCGACCGGGTGCCGTACTTCTTCTCCGACCAGTACGACATGGGCCTGGAGTACTCGGGCTGGGCGCCGGCCGGCGACTACGACCGGGTGGTGTGGCGGGGGGACGTCGAACAGCGGGCGTTCGTCGCGTTCTGGCTGCGGGAGAACCGGGTGCTGGCCGGCCTGAACATGAACGTCTGGGAGGTGACGGACGCCATCCAGCGGCTGGTGCGCAGCGACCGCCAGGTGGACCCGGTGGCGCTGGCCGATCCCGGGGTGCCGCTCACCTCGCTGCTCGACGACCTGCCGGCCGAGGAGGCGCGATCGGCGCGGGGGAGCTAG
- a CDS encoding deoxyguanosinetriphosphate triphosphohydrolase: protein MSGYEPEAAQRFDAEPDKRPGRTAFQRDRARVQHSSALRRLAGKTQVVTLDESTVRPDWDAAPRTRLTHSLECAQIGRDLGAAFGCDPDIVEAACLAHDLGHPPFGHNGERVLDEVAAACGGFEGNAQSLRLLTRLEPKHLTGAGGDQGGDRDGAGPRFFGLNLTRATLDAATKYPWPRGGNEADPGSPKYGVYDDDLPVFRWLRASAPAGRRCFEAQVMDWADDVAYSVHDVEDGLHAGHLAPKALVAGPEREAVFAVAARRYAPAGTAREALAEALDRLLAQEWWPHDYDGGALAQARLKGATSQLIGRFCLAAEGATRERYGPGRLRRYAADVVVPPGTRLECAVLKAVADVHVMQRPEQARARGEQRALLAELSAALVRRAPEGLDPQYRALFAGARGDEERLRVIVDQIAALTDGAARARHARLTG, encoded by the coding sequence ATGAGCGGATATGAGCCGGAAGCGGCCCAGCGGTTCGACGCGGAGCCGGACAAGCGGCCAGGTCGCACCGCGTTCCAGCGGGATCGCGCGCGGGTGCAGCACTCGTCCGCGCTGCGCCGGCTCGCCGGCAAGACGCAGGTGGTCACGTTGGACGAGAGCACCGTCCGGCCGGACTGGGACGCGGCGCCGCGGACCAGGTTGACGCACTCGTTGGAGTGCGCGCAGATCGGCCGCGATCTGGGCGCCGCGTTCGGCTGCGATCCGGACATCGTGGAGGCGGCGTGTCTGGCGCACGATCTGGGGCATCCGCCGTTCGGTCACAACGGTGAGCGGGTGCTGGACGAGGTGGCCGCCGCCTGTGGCGGCTTCGAGGGCAACGCGCAGTCGTTGCGGCTGTTGACGCGGTTGGAGCCCAAGCACCTGACCGGCGCGGGCGGCGACCAGGGCGGCGACCGGGACGGCGCCGGACCGCGTTTCTTCGGGCTGAACCTGACCAGGGCCACCCTGGACGCGGCCACCAAGTACCCGTGGCCGCGTGGCGGGAACGAGGCGGATCCCGGGTCGCCGAAGTACGGGGTGTACGACGACGATCTGCCGGTCTTCCGCTGGCTGCGGGCCTCGGCGCCGGCCGGCCGGCGGTGTTTCGAGGCGCAGGTGATGGACTGGGCGGACGATGTGGCGTACTCGGTGCACGATGTCGAGGACGGTCTGCACGCCGGGCATCTGGCCCCGAAGGCGCTGGTGGCCGGCCCCGAGCGGGAGGCGGTCTTCGCGGTGGCGGCGCGGCGCTACGCCCCGGCGGGGACCGCGCGGGAGGCGTTGGCCGAGGCGTTGGACCGGCTGCTGGCGCAGGAGTGGTGGCCGCATGACTACGACGGTGGCGCGTTGGCGCAGGCCAGGTTGAAGGGGGCGACGAGTCAGCTGATCGGCCGGTTCTGCCTGGCGGCCGAGGGCGCGACCCGGGAGCGGTACGGTCCTGGCCGGCTGCGGCGCTACGCGGCGGATGTGGTGGTGCCCCCGGGCACCCGCCTTGAGTGCGCCGTGCTGAAGGCGGTGGCGGATGTGCATGTGATGCAGCGTCCGGAGCAGGCGCGGGCGCGCGGTGAACAGCGCGCGCTGCTGGCCGAGTTGAGCGCCGCGCTGGTGCGGCGCGCGCCCGAGGGGCTCGATCCGCAGTACCGGGCGCTGTTCGCCGGCGCGCGGGGGGACGAGGAGCGGCTGCGGGTGATCGTCGATCAGATAGCGGCGTTGACGGACGGCGCCGCGCGGGCCCGGCACGCGCGGCTCACCGGCTGA
- a CDS encoding CoA transferase: MTNTVDRATADVWAALGGPAELVRGVSFEGADGVLPARLPVRELARATVGACSLAAAELLWHRRGGEVPAVRVREAAVATAFVSERWLRVDGRVPTSFAPLSGFWRAADGWVRTHANYPHHRARLLSALGIPDSGDERGLVERLRSELAGRPAAAVREAVHAEGGLAVVVAPEARPADLPLVESWRVGSGAAPVPRDGGLPASGVRVLDLTRVIAGPVATRSLALLGADVLRVDSPRLREDEDAHADTGMGKRSTLLDLAAPGDLRRFDELLASADVVVTGYRPGALDRHGLAPEALLARRPGLVVAQLNAWGWSGPWAGRRGFDSLVQAASGIAAVEAADDGTPGVLPAQALDHGTGYLLAAAVLRALTERGTDGAGRQLRLSLAGTASWLLGGIAPQPLDGAPYAAEPWLTRTASPHGLLDHARTPLDYAGAPRDWASPSGRLGTDEPSWR; encoded by the coding sequence ATGACGAACACCGTGGACCGCGCGACCGCCGATGTCTGGGCCGCCCTGGGCGGGCCGGCCGAACTCGTGCGGGGGGTGTCCTTCGAGGGCGCCGACGGCGTGTTGCCGGCCCGGCTGCCGGTGCGGGAGCTGGCCAGGGCGACGGTCGGGGCCTGCTCGCTGGCCGCCGCCGAACTGCTGTGGCACCGTCGGGGCGGCGAGGTGCCGGCCGTGCGGGTGCGGGAGGCCGCGGTGGCGACGGCGTTCGTCAGCGAGCGGTGGCTGCGCGTCGACGGGCGGGTGCCGACCTCGTTCGCGCCGCTCTCCGGGTTCTGGCGGGCGGCGGACGGCTGGGTGCGGACGCATGCCAACTATCCGCACCACCGTGCCCGGTTGCTGAGCGCGCTGGGCATCCCGGACAGCGGGGACGAGCGCGGGCTGGTCGAGCGGTTGCGGAGCGAGCTGGCGGGCCGCCCGGCGGCGGCGGTGCGGGAGGCCGTGCACGCCGAGGGCGGCCTTGCCGTCGTGGTGGCTCCCGAGGCCCGTCCCGCCGATCTGCCGCTGGTCGAGTCGTGGCGCGTCGGGTCCGGGGCGGCGCCGGTGCCCAGGGACGGGGGGCTGCCCGCCAGCGGGGTGCGGGTGCTGGACCTGACCCGGGTGATCGCCGGCCCCGTCGCCACCAGGAGCCTGGCGCTGCTCGGCGCCGACGTGCTGCGCGTTGACTCGCCCCGGCTGCGGGAGGACGAGGACGCGCACGCCGACACCGGGATGGGCAAACGTTCCACGTTGCTCGATCTGGCGGCGCCCGGGGATCTGCGGCGCTTCGACGAGCTGCTCGCCTCGGCCGACGTGGTGGTCACCGGCTACCGTCCGGGCGCGTTGGACCGCCATGGCCTGGCGCCCGAGGCGCTGCTGGCGCGGCGTCCCGGGCTGGTCGTCGCCCAGCTCAACGCCTGGGGCTGGAGCGGCCCCTGGGCCGGGCGCCGTGGCTTCGACAGCCTGGTCCAGGCGGCGAGCGGCATCGCGGCCGTCGAGGCCGCCGACGACGGGACGCCCGGCGTGCTGCCCGCGCAGGCGCTGGACCACGGCACCGGCTATCTGCTGGCCGCCGCCGTGCTGCGGGCGCTGACCGAGCGCGGAACGGACGGCGCCGGGCGCCAGCTGCGGCTCTCGCTCGCCGGCACCGCCTCCTGGCTGCTGGGCGGCATCGCCCCGCAGCCGTTGGACGGCGCCCCCTACGCCGCCGAGCCCTGGCTGACCAGGACCGCGTCCCCGCACGGGCTCCTCGACCACGCCAGGACGCCGCTCGACTACGCGGGCGCGCCCCGCGACTGGGCCAGCCCGTCGGGCCGCCTCGGCACCGACGAGCCCAGCTGGCGCTGA
- the dnaG gene encoding DNA primase: MAGRINDDDVKTVRDAVPIDAVVSEYLQLRPGGGGNLKGLCPFHDEKSPSFHVSPSKGLFHCFGCQEGGDTLAFVMKMEHLSFSEAVERLAAQAGVTLRYEQGGYNPGRQQGERTRLIEAHRAAARFYAERLGSPEAEIGRAFLAERGFDQAAAEHFGVGYAPVGWDHLVRYLRGSGFTDRELLLAGLAQDGRRGPIDRFRGRLIWPIRDITGEVVGFGARKLRDDDNGPKYLNTPETPIYKKSQVLYGIDLAKRDIANSNRAVVVEGYTDVMACHLAGITTAIATCGTAFGGEHVKILRRLLLDSSTAHSAGEVVFTFDGDAAGQKAALRAFEDDQKFAAHTFIAVSPGGMDPCELRIAQGDQAVKELIETRAPLFEFAIQSIVASHNMDTAEGRSAALEHAAPIVAQIKDSAIQHEYAVRLAGLVGIQDTGFVVRRIGQLARWNRGRAQQRPASRTAAPFASSPEPTRPAAPGPALNLRNPAHAGERELLKLALQFPELVAPAFDAYGEDEFTAPPYALVRRVILDAGGVVSADDDYLARVREAAPDDTLRVLINELSVEPLQVSRRRQREVDGYAGLRLVEVRLAAVNRRIQQLESDARRAEAQSGNTRAAEARHELWTLEQYRTALRERGVEALYSA, from the coding sequence GTGGCGGGCAGGATCAACGATGACGACGTGAAGACGGTGCGGGACGCGGTCCCGATCGACGCCGTCGTCTCGGAGTACCTCCAGCTGCGTCCCGGCGGCGGCGGCAACCTCAAGGGCCTCTGCCCCTTCCACGACGAGAAGTCGCCCTCCTTCCACGTCAGTCCGAGCAAGGGCCTCTTCCACTGCTTCGGCTGCCAGGAGGGCGGGGACACCCTCGCCTTCGTGATGAAGATGGAGCATCTCTCCTTCTCCGAGGCGGTGGAGCGGCTGGCCGCCCAGGCCGGCGTCACCCTCCGCTACGAGCAGGGCGGATACAACCCGGGCCGGCAGCAGGGCGAGCGCACCCGGCTGATCGAGGCGCACCGCGCCGCCGCCCGCTTCTACGCCGAGCGTCTCGGCTCGCCCGAGGCCGAGATCGGCCGCGCGTTCCTCGCCGAGCGCGGCTTCGACCAGGCCGCCGCCGAGCACTTCGGCGTGGGCTACGCCCCCGTCGGCTGGGATCATCTGGTCCGCTATCTGCGCGGCTCCGGCTTCACCGACCGCGAGCTGTTGCTCGCCGGCCTCGCCCAGGACGGCCGGCGCGGCCCGATCGACCGCTTCCGGGGCCGGTTGATCTGGCCCATCAGGGACATCACGGGGGAGGTCGTCGGCTTCGGCGCCCGCAAGCTCCGCGACGACGACAACGGCCCCAAGTACCTCAACACCCCGGAAACCCCGATCTACAAGAAGTCCCAGGTGCTCTACGGCATCGACCTCGCCAAACGGGACATCGCCAACAGCAACCGCGCGGTGGTCGTCGAGGGCTACACCGACGTGATGGCCTGCCACCTCGCCGGCATCACCACCGCCATCGCCACCTGCGGCACCGCCTTCGGCGGCGAGCATGTCAAGATCCTGCGCCGGCTGCTGCTGGACAGCTCCACCGCGCACAGCGCCGGCGAGGTGGTGTTCACCTTCGACGGGGACGCGGCCGGCCAGAAGGCCGCGCTGCGCGCCTTCGAGGACGACCAGAAGTTCGCCGCGCACACCTTCATCGCCGTCTCGCCCGGCGGCATGGACCCCTGCGAGCTGCGCATCGCCCAGGGCGACCAGGCGGTCAAGGAACTGATCGAAACCCGCGCCCCGCTCTTCGAGTTCGCCATCCAGTCGATCGTCGCCAGCCACAACATGGACACCGCCGAGGGCAGGTCCGCCGCGCTGGAACACGCGGCGCCCATCGTCGCCCAGATCAAGGACTCCGCGATCCAACACGAGTACGCGGTCCGGCTCGCCGGCCTGGTCGGCATCCAGGACACCGGCTTCGTGGTGCGCCGCATCGGCCAGCTGGCCCGCTGGAACCGGGGCCGCGCGCAGCAACGCCCCGCCTCCAGGACGGCCGCGCCGTTCGCTTCGTCCCCCGAGCCCACCCGCCCCGCCGCCCCCGGGCCGGCGCTGAACCTCCGCAACCCGGCGCACGCCGGGGAGCGCGAACTGCTCAAGCTCGCGCTCCAGTTCCCCGAGCTGGTCGCCCCCGCCTTCGACGCCTATGGCGAGGACGAGTTCACCGCCCCGCCGTACGCGCTGGTCCGCCGCGTCATCCTGGACGCCGGCGGCGTCGTCTCGGCCGATGACGACTATCTGGCCCGGGTCCGCGAGGCCGCCCCGGACGACACGCTGCGGGTGCTGATCAACGAGCTGTCCGTCGAGCCGCTCCAGGTCTCCCGCCGCCGGCAGCGCGAGGTCGACGGCTACGCGGGGCTGCGCCTCGTCGAGGTGCGGCTGGCCGCCGTCAACCGCCGCATCCAGCAGCTTGAGTCGGACGCGCGCCGCGCGGAGGCCCAGTCGGGCAACACCAGGGCCGCCGAGGCGCGCCACGAGCTGTGGACGCTGGAGCAGTACCGCACGGCCCTCAGGGAGCGCGGCGTCGAGGCGCTCTACTCCGCCTGA
- a CDS encoding RNA polymerase sigma factor, producing the protein MQSPTLKRAAPAAPTPDEADPPPPAASATRAESQGGAASDLFRQYLREIGRIPLLTAADEVELARRIEAGLFAEDRLGTATDLDERLALDLDRLVVRGRLAKRRLIEANLRLVVSVAKRYIGRGLTMLDLVQEGNLGLIRAVEKFDYTRGFKFSTYATWWIRQAMSRAIADQARTIRVPVHVVEQINRVVRVQRRVLQERGYEPKPEEVGALLGLTSARVSEILRLAQDPVSLQTPIGDEDDVALGDLIEDVDIPSPAESAAFMLLREQLEAVLSTLGDRERRVVELRYGLLDGRPRTLEEIGGLFGVTRERIRQIEHKTLGKLRDHTYADQLRGYLE; encoded by the coding sequence GTGCAGTCCCCCACACTCAAGCGTGCGGCGCCAGCCGCCCCCACCCCGGACGAGGCGGACCCGCCCCCGCCGGCCGCGTCCGCCACGCGGGCCGAGAGCCAGGGCGGTGCGGCCAGCGACCTGTTCCGCCAGTACCTGCGGGAGATTGGCCGGATACCGCTGCTCACCGCCGCCGACGAGGTGGAGCTGGCCCGACGCATCGAGGCGGGTCTCTTCGCCGAGGACCGGCTGGGCACGGCCACCGATCTGGACGAGCGGCTCGCCCTCGACCTGGACCGCCTGGTGGTCCGTGGCCGGCTGGCCAAGCGGCGCCTGATCGAGGCCAACCTGCGGCTGGTCGTCTCGGTCGCCAAGCGCTACATCGGCCGGGGCCTGACCATGCTGGACCTGGTCCAGGAGGGAAACCTGGGCCTGATCAGGGCCGTCGAGAAGTTCGACTACACCCGCGGCTTCAAGTTCTCGACCTACGCGACCTGGTGGATCCGGCAGGCCATGTCGCGCGCCATCGCCGACCAGGCCCGCACCATCCGGGTGCCCGTGCACGTCGTCGAACAGATCAACCGCGTGGTCCGCGTCCAGCGCCGGGTCCTCCAGGAGCGCGGCTACGAACCCAAACCGGAGGAGGTCGGCGCCCTGTTGGGGCTGACCTCGGCCCGGGTCAGCGAGATCCTGCGACTGGCCCAGGACCCGGTCTCCCTCCAGACCCCGATCGGCGACGAGGACGATGTCGCGCTCGGCGATCTGATCGAGGACGTCGACATCCCGTCCCCGGCGGAGTCCGCCGCCTTCATGCTGCTCCGCGAGCAGTTGGAGGCCGTCCTCTCCACCCTGGGCGACCGCGAACGCCGCGTCGTCGAACTCCGCTACGGCCTGCTGGACGGCCGCCCCCGCACCCTGGAGGAGATCGGCGGCCTCTTCGGCGTGACCAGGGAACGCATCCGCCAGATCGAACACAAGACCCTGGGCAAACTGCGCGACCACACCTACGCCGACCAACTCCGCGGCTACCTCGAATAA